The DNA region GCCGTGCCCGTTGGAATCGCCATCGGCCACAACCGCATTGCCCGCGGCATTCTCGATCCGCTGATCGAGTTCTACCGCCCTATCCCACCGCTGGCTTATCTGCCGCTGATCGTGATCTGGTGCGGCATCGGTGAGCTGTCGAAAGTCTTGCTGATCTACCTCGCGATCTTCGCCCCGATCGCCATCGCTACGGCGACCGGCGTGCGTACCGTCGACCCGGCCAAATTGCGCGCCGCGCAATCGTTGGGCGCGACTCGGGCACAATTGATTCGCCATGTGATTCTGCCGAGCGCGTTGCCGGACATTTTGACCGGTGTGCGGATTGGCCTGGGTGTGGGTTGGTCGACACTGGTCGCCGCCGAATTGATCGCCGCCACTAGCGGTTTGGGCTTCATGGTGCAGTCGGCCGCGCAGTTCCTGGTCACCGATGTGGTGGTGCTGGGGATTCTGGTGATCGCGCTGATCGCCTTCGCCATGGAGATGGGCTTGCGCGCCCTGCAACGCAAACTGGTGCCGTGGCATGGCCAGGCACACTGAAGCATTTGAATGTAGGAGCAACTGCCTTGATACCCCCTTTTTTTGGATCAACCCTGTAGGAGCTGTCGAGTGAAACGAGGTTGCGATCTTTTGATCTTGCTCTCTAAAAACAACATCAAAAGATCGCAGCCTTCGGCAACTCCTACAGGTGCGGTGTCGTTCACAAAATTCATGTACGGCCTCCAGAATTGAAGAGAACACCATGAGCAACCTGACCATCGTCCCCTTAAGCTACGCCCTCGGCGCACACATCAGCGGCGTCGACATCAGCCAGCCGCTGAACCTGGAACAGCGCGACGCCATCGAGCAGGCGCTGCTCAAACATCAAGTGTTGTTCTTCCGCGATCAGCCGATCACACCGCAGCAACAGGCGCGTTTCGCCGCCAATTTCGGCGACCTGCACATTCACCCGATTTACCCAAATGTGCCGGAACAGCCCGAAGTGCTGATCCTCGATACAGCCGTCACCGACGTGCGTGACAACGCGATCTGGCACACCGACGTGACCTTCCTGCCGACCCCGGCCCTGGGCGCGGTGCTCAGCGCCAAGTTGTTGCCGGAGTTTGGTGGCGACACGTTGTGGGCCAGCGGTATTGCGGCGTATGAAGCGTTGTCCGCGCCGATGAAAACCTTGCTCGAAGGGCTGACGGCTACCCACGATTTCACCCGCTCGTTCCCGCTGGAGCGCTATGGCAACACGCCGCAAGCCTTGGCCCAGTGGGAGGAAGCGCGCAGAAAAAATCCGCCGCTGTCACACCCGGTGATTCGCACTCATCCGGTGAGCGGACGCCGGTCGTTGTTCGTCAATGAAGGCTTCACGTCGAAGATCAATGAGCTGTCGGAGACCGAAAGCGAGGTGATTCTGAAGTTTCTGTTTGCCCACGCGACACGGCCGGAATTTACAATCCGCTGGCGCTGGCAGAAGGACGACGTGGCGTTTTGGGATAACCGCGTCACACAGCATTA from Pseudomonas sp. ACM7 includes:
- the tauC gene encoding taurine ABC transporter permease TauC, yielding MSSYEIPAVTVKPHSTVIPVRRSLSTRWISLLTLVALVVIWWAVTATGMIEPLFLPPPSAVLQKGWLLVTTGYMDSTLWQHLGASLSRIGLGLGFAVLTAVPVGIAIGHNRIARGILDPLIEFYRPIPPLAYLPLIVIWCGIGELSKVLLIYLAIFAPIAIATATGVRTVDPAKLRAAQSLGATRAQLIRHVILPSALPDILTGVRIGLGVGWSTLVAAELIAATSGLGFMVQSAAQFLVTDVVVLGILVIALIAFAMEMGLRALQRKLVPWHGQAH
- the tauD gene encoding taurine dioxygenase, translating into MSNLTIVPLSYALGAHISGVDISQPLNLEQRDAIEQALLKHQVLFFRDQPITPQQQARFAANFGDLHIHPIYPNVPEQPEVLILDTAVTDVRDNAIWHTDVTFLPTPALGAVLSAKLLPEFGGDTLWASGIAAYEALSAPMKTLLEGLTATHDFTRSFPLERYGNTPQALAQWEEARRKNPPLSHPVIRTHPVSGRRSLFVNEGFTSKINELSETESEVILKFLFAHATRPEFTIRWRWQKDDVAFWDNRVTQHYAVDDYRPARRVMQRATVLGDVPFFR